Sequence from the Maribellus comscasis genome:
GCTCAATGGAAAAAATACCATTACTTTCTGAAAGCTGAAGCACCATACTTCCTGCACCATAACCGGCTGTCATAAATATCTTCCCATCGGGCATACATATCGGTGAGGGCGCAACAACAGAGTGGTTCCAGGCGGGTGTTTCCCAAAGTATTTGTCCGGCATCGTCGCCGTCAGCAGCCACAGCAACCATTCCACCAACTGCACTGTAGACATACATTCTTCTCCCTCCAAAAGTGAAAGGAATTACTGAAGAATGTGACATTAACCAATTGTTTGGATTAGGCGTTTCCCAGATTTTTTCTCCGGTTGCACAATCTATAGCTACCATCAACGCTTTTCCTCCGGTTGCAATTATCGCTTTCCCGTCATCGATTAGCGGACACTGACCGGTGTACCACAATGGAATTTCCGATTCATACTCCTTGGCCACATCCAATCCCCATATTAAGTTGGCCGTTTCACGCTCCAAACACATTACGTGGCACATTGGCCCCATTGTTAAAATATAGTCTTCGGTTACGGCAGGAATTGTGCGCGACATTCCATGGTTTCGTTTGATATTTAAACTGTAACCACGCGCCCACATTTCTTCTCCTTCTACAACCGAAAAACAACGCAGCATATCAGCACGTTTTTCCTCATCGTAATCCAACACATAGGCAAGTCCCTTATAAATAGCTGCTCCCGAGTGGCCTTCACCCAATTCAACGCTCCATAAAATCTTTGGTCCTTCTGCCGGAAATTTGTCAATCAACTTTACCGAAGAATTCGAGATGTTGTCAAAATCAGCTCC
This genomic interval carries:
- a CDS encoding PQQ-binding-like beta-propeller repeat protein; this encodes MNDKKTIKIILLITGFIGVGIIFWWMSNDPTRNFEASEAGADNRGAGDSVQAVNIGEIIREYNTEYTELSETWPRFRGADFDNISNSSVKLIDKFPAEGPKILWSVELGEGHSGAAIYKGLAYVLDYDEEKRADMLRCFSVVEGEEMWARGYSLNIKRNHGMSRTIPAVTEDYILTMGPMCHVMCLERETANLIWGLDVAKEYESEIPLWYTGQCPLIDDGKAIIATGGKALMVAIDCATGEKIWETPNPNNWLMSHSSVIPFTFGGRRMYVYSAVGGMVAVAADGDDAGQILWETPAWNHSVVAPSPICMPDGKIFMTAGYGAGSMVLQLSESNGIFSIEPLYEYAPKDGLACEQQTPILWENHLFGILPKDGGALRNQLICVDPSDTRKVVWSSGKEVRFGLGPYFMADNKMFVLSDDGTLTIVKPSTQSYVQLDQVKVIEDGHDAWAPFALADGYLIMRDSKTMVCIDLNV